One genomic region from Terriglobus aquaticus encodes:
- a CDS encoding LacI family DNA-binding transcriptional regulator — MSLRTLSAHLGLSMAAISRVLSGSPAARSIPPATQERIFAAARELNYRPNLLARSLRRGQSTSVGVLIPDISEGYSAHVLAGIEETLSAAGYTLVMITHHYREEVLAKSERIFAERAVDAVILVGTNLHVYGTTPTVTVSCPDSHPGVTNIVLDHDRAAELALRHLYSLGHRNLAVIKGYKKSSDTERRWQSIERAAAMLGMTLPEERVVQLDDEQQTNEPGYRAMKKLMHQSREFSAVFAFNDVAAIGAIDAMRDAGLDVPEDVSVMGFDDVAFARVHRPSLTTVRQPLHRMGVLAANAVLEKLSQPGEKQTDEVEVVVEPELIVRATTRAATVCAAAEAA, encoded by the coding sequence GTGTCGCTGCGCACACTGTCAGCGCACCTGGGCCTGTCGATGGCCGCGATCTCGCGCGTGCTGAGCGGATCGCCGGCTGCGCGTTCGATTCCGCCGGCAACGCAGGAACGCATCTTTGCCGCGGCCCGCGAGTTGAACTACCGGCCAAACCTGCTGGCGCGCTCGCTGCGGCGGGGCCAGTCGACCAGCGTTGGCGTGCTGATTCCCGACATCTCAGAGGGCTACTCGGCCCACGTGCTGGCGGGCATCGAAGAGACGCTGTCGGCCGCCGGGTACACGCTGGTGATGATCACGCACCACTATCGCGAAGAGGTGCTGGCGAAGTCAGAACGCATCTTTGCCGAGCGCGCAGTGGATGCGGTGATCCTGGTGGGAACGAACCTGCACGTGTATGGCACCACCCCGACGGTCACGGTGTCGTGCCCGGATTCGCACCCCGGTGTGACCAACATTGTGCTGGACCACGATCGCGCGGCCGAACTGGCGCTGCGCCACCTGTATAGCCTGGGGCATCGCAACCTGGCGGTGATCAAGGGGTACAAGAAGAGTTCGGACACCGAGCGGCGCTGGCAGTCGATTGAGCGCGCCGCCGCCATGCTGGGCATGACCCTGCCCGAGGAGCGCGTGGTGCAACTGGACGACGAGCAGCAGACCAACGAGCCGGGATATCGCGCGATGAAGAAGCTGATGCACCAGAGCCGGGAGTTCTCGGCGGTGTTCGCCTTCAACGATGTTGCTGCGATCGGCGCCATCGACGCGATGCGCGATGCAGGCCTGGACGTTCCGGAAGACGTTTCCGTGATGGGCTTTGACGACGTTGCGTTTGCGCGAGTGCACCGGCCGTCACTGACCACGGTGCGGCAGCCGCTGCACCGCATGGGTGTGCTGGCCGCCAACGCGGTGCTGGAGAAGCTGAGCCAGCCGGGCGAGAAGCAGACCGATGAGGTCGAGGTGGTGGTAGAACCGGAGCTGATTGTGCGGGCAACGACGCGCGCGGCGACCGTGTGCGCGGCGGCTGAGGCGGCTTAG
- a CDS encoding L,D-transpeptidase family protein produces MRSVVAVLLLPALLVTLPLSGCKRAKRIAAQAAGSVGVSQPTYTDAIQQAISTGHMDALKWPDYSDVQAAVSGFYDSRDYTLAWSKDGKPTAQANELMQAFSNARKRGLEPEDYDASRWQGRVAALSSDDGKVAFDTAMTVNAMRFLNAIHMGRTDPKFFAFGIDSSSKQLDLPTVLTDQIASASEVDKALTDLEPQSAQYKALRDQLPHYLDLAAQDHSDPLPSPGTSAASLSRSYPGLAALQQKLQLLGDLQGGTDNTAANSGADASPSAAPGTSLDLATLTDGVKHFQHRHGLPEDGKLSQATVAALNVPITTRVNEIEDAMERWRWLPDQYQQPAILVNLPEFVLRAFEGDTQQFNMRVVVGQSKEDEHHTPMIADQMKYLVFRPFWNIPPSIAKKEILGHMQADPGYLSSHNFEAVNSKGEEVPASAEAVEHSTVMVREKPGPKNSLGLVKFMFPNPFNVYLHDTNAHYLFARNRRDYSHGCVRVEDPPKLADWLLRDNSKWDPDTIQQTMNDDTVINKTVSLGKSVPVVLFYGTAYVDGGEMHFFQDLYGYDADLEKELQHGYPFQHKPGRARGEASV; encoded by the coding sequence CTCTCTCCGGCTGCAAGCGCGCCAAGCGCATCGCGGCGCAGGCTGCCGGCTCCGTCGGTGTTTCGCAGCCGACCTACACGGACGCCATCCAGCAGGCCATCAGCACCGGCCACATGGATGCCCTGAAGTGGCCGGATTACTCAGATGTGCAAGCTGCGGTCAGCGGCTTTTACGACAGCCGGGATTACACACTCGCCTGGAGCAAGGACGGCAAGCCCACCGCGCAGGCAAACGAGCTGATGCAGGCCTTCAGCAACGCTCGCAAGCGCGGCCTGGAACCCGAGGATTACGACGCCAGCAGGTGGCAGGGCCGCGTGGCCGCGCTTTCGTCCGACGATGGCAAGGTCGCGTTTGACACCGCCATGACGGTGAACGCGATGCGCTTCCTGAATGCCATTCACATGGGCCGCACCGATCCCAAGTTCTTCGCGTTCGGCATCGATTCCAGCTCCAAGCAACTGGATCTGCCGACTGTGCTGACCGACCAGATCGCCTCCGCCAGCGAAGTAGACAAAGCGCTCACCGATCTGGAGCCGCAATCCGCGCAATACAAAGCTTTGCGCGACCAGTTGCCGCATTACCTCGACCTGGCCGCGCAGGATCACAGCGATCCGCTGCCCAGCCCGGGAACGTCAGCCGCCTCCCTGTCGCGCTCCTACCCCGGCCTTGCGGCTCTGCAACAGAAACTGCAACTTCTCGGAGATCTCCAGGGCGGCACAGACAACACCGCCGCAAACTCTGGCGCTGATGCATCTCCATCCGCCGCACCAGGAACGAGCTTGGATCTTGCCACGCTGACGGACGGCGTCAAGCACTTCCAGCATCGCCACGGTCTGCCGGAGGACGGCAAGCTGTCTCAGGCCACCGTTGCCGCGCTCAACGTGCCCATCACCACCCGCGTCAACGAGATCGAAGACGCCATGGAGCGCTGGCGCTGGCTGCCCGACCAGTACCAGCAGCCCGCCATCCTGGTGAATCTGCCGGAGTTCGTTCTTCGCGCCTTTGAAGGAGACACGCAGCAGTTCAACATGCGGGTCGTCGTGGGCCAGAGCAAGGAAGACGAGCACCACACGCCCATGATCGCGGACCAGATGAAGTACTTGGTCTTCCGGCCGTTCTGGAACATCCCGCCGTCCATCGCCAAGAAAGAGATCCTCGGCCACATGCAGGCCGATCCCGGTTACCTGAGCTCGCACAACTTTGAAGCGGTCAACAGCAAAGGCGAAGAGGTGCCCGCCTCCGCTGAGGCAGTGGAGCACAGCACCGTCATGGTGCGCGAAAAGCCCGGTCCCAAAAACTCACTTGGCCTGGTCAAGTTCATGTTCCCCAATCCGTTCAACGTCTACCTGCACGACACCAACGCGCACTACCTGTTTGCGCGCAACCGTCGTGACTACTCCCACGGCTGTGTTCGCGTTGAGGATCCGCCCAAGCTCGCGGACTGGCTGCTGCGTGACAACAGCAAGTGGGATCCCGACACAATCCAGCAGACCATGAACGACGACACCGTCATCAACAAAACGGTATCGCTCGGCAAGTCTGTTCCCGTCGTCCTCTTCTATGGCACGGCCTACGTGGACGGCGGCGAGATGCACTTCTTCCAGGACCTGTACGGCTACGACGCGGACCTGGAAAAGGAACTGCAGCACGGCTATCCGTTCCAGCACAAGCCCGGTCGCGCCCGCGGAGAAGCTTCCGTCTAG
- a CDS encoding glycine zipper domain-containing protein, with product MNLKHAILSSALVLATALPALPAAAQDTYQHHGIGTGKGALIGGAGGAGIGALAGGGKGALIGGALGAGGGALIGHHNASVHHRHYRERHGYYRNRRYR from the coding sequence ATGAATCTGAAGCACGCGATTCTTTCCTCAGCACTGGTTCTCGCAACGGCACTACCGGCGCTGCCTGCCGCAGCTCAGGACACCTACCAGCACCACGGCATTGGCACCGGCAAGGGTGCCCTGATCGGCGGCGCAGGCGGTGCGGGCATTGGAGCCTTGGCCGGCGGCGGCAAAGGCGCCCTGATCGGCGGCGCACTGGGCGCCGGCGGCGGTGCACTCATCGGGCACCACAATGCTTCCGTGCACCACCGGCACTATCGCGAGCGCCACGGCTACTATCGCAACCGTCGCTACCGCTAG
- a CDS encoding TonB-dependent receptor, translating into MFHPTSRRAHHLALRSAAALALPALAFSCVHAQVLYGTLTGNVTDASNAAVAGATVTITSTDTGLTRTGTTDNSGNYQITDVPQGNYTVTISNTGFGTSETKNVPIAVNQTKRVDATLTIGGVTQTVDVSTAPPALQTDRADVSYEISPRQVDQLPTSGSAGRNPENLFRLIPGVPPPQEMNSQAGNPGRNQAINANGVANTINNIKIDGAAVNYPWLQSEAAYIPPQDAIESVNVVTSSFNAEQGAAGGIAANFVVKSGTNHFHGGVWEYNSISQFNARNYFVRAAATPRVPKNIYNEYGGNIGGPIIKDKLFFFFNYNKVSLRQFKNGTMTVPLSQFRNGDFSALLRNPAAFGLTAAQAVIYDPLTGNADGTGRTPFAGNIIPQNRLSAPALKMFSLIPTETSTAPTANYAGGAILAFDRGTYDTKINWNPTDKTTFFGRYSLLRSNIVDPPAFGPAIGNTWDGGQPGVAPGNIKNVGLGATHSFTNNFLIDANAGVVRIDLAAQAPDVGTNEGLNLLGIPGTNGTTTFQSGLPGFIENQGLSNYGNYLQSNPFSFRDYQYVGNVNGTYVHGNHSIRFGGEYTHSAMNHLQTNNFGPRGQFTFTGGITALNGGTGGAQTPNFARVIADNLLGLPNNVGKTVQLFQPNGPRWSEFGFFAQDTWKASADLTINYGVRYEFYPFATRDHTGVFRYDPTTGNTLIGGRGNTPTNTGVDVGHGQVVPRLGINYRVNDKMVIRTGAGITVDPENYRFYRDAYPALTTLSQTGVGTFTTQYTPSSALSTTNSVGPAGSLFIGVPPVVLPDISSGVVPLPYNYGTIFSPQKWRRGYVETWNLFVDRDLAKGLVATVGYVGTHQVRQVAGIDVNSGFVSSLGVNSRPIFANSNAPGGARRNVNTLTDFFPFGTVNYSGLQFALNERTFKSLQFGYAFTWSHAMNTYDTNSTPGTVTFNSPQTFNRNYANSGFDRTFINSLWTNYQLPIGPGRQFLSSGILGRIIGNFDLNTILIYDSGQPFQLTDSSTSGNGDTAVPVQFSKPSITGVKYNGTNPNYPQYFVNNGNYATITSVYSGANLRNGNVGRNSVRGPGLFNLDLGLTRNFPIWHEYTFVLRGEAFDATNTPQWANPSANINSPGTFGQITTSNAARVIRLSGRFTF; encoded by the coding sequence ATGTTCCACCCTACTTCCCGGCGCGCGCACCACCTTGCTCTTCGGTCCGCCGCCGCCCTCGCCCTTCCAGCGCTCGCATTCAGTTGCGTCCACGCCCAGGTGCTCTACGGCACGCTCACCGGCAACGTCACAGACGCCTCCAACGCGGCGGTCGCCGGCGCCACCGTCACCATCACCAGCACCGACACAGGCCTCACCCGCACCGGCACCACAGACAACTCGGGCAACTACCAGATCACGGACGTTCCCCAGGGCAACTACACCGTCACCATCAGCAACACCGGCTTCGGCACCTCCGAAACCAAGAACGTGCCCATCGCCGTCAACCAGACCAAGCGGGTCGACGCCACCCTGACCATCGGCGGCGTCACCCAAACCGTCGACGTCTCCACCGCCCCGCCCGCGCTCCAGACCGACCGCGCCGACGTGTCCTACGAGATCAGCCCGCGCCAGGTCGACCAGCTTCCGACCTCCGGTTCCGCCGGCCGCAATCCCGAAAATCTCTTCCGCCTCATCCCCGGCGTTCCGCCGCCGCAGGAGATGAACTCCCAGGCCGGCAATCCCGGCCGCAACCAGGCCATCAACGCCAACGGCGTCGCCAACACCATCAACAACATCAAGATCGACGGTGCCGCGGTCAACTACCCCTGGCTGCAATCTGAAGCCGCCTACATCCCGCCGCAGGACGCCATCGAATCCGTCAACGTCGTCACCAGCTCCTTCAACGCAGAGCAGGGCGCCGCCGGCGGCATCGCAGCGAACTTCGTCGTCAAGAGCGGCACCAACCACTTCCATGGTGGCGTCTGGGAATACAACTCCATCTCCCAGTTCAATGCGCGCAACTACTTCGTCCGCGCCGCCGCCACGCCCCGCGTTCCCAAGAACATCTACAACGAGTACGGCGGCAACATCGGCGGTCCCATCATCAAGGACAAGCTGTTCTTCTTCTTCAACTACAACAAGGTCTCGCTGCGCCAGTTCAAGAACGGCACCATGACCGTGCCGCTCTCTCAGTTCCGCAACGGCGACTTCAGCGCCCTCCTGCGCAACCCCGCGGCGTTTGGCCTGACTGCGGCACAGGCGGTCATCTATGACCCGCTCACTGGCAATGCCGACGGCACCGGGCGCACCCCCTTTGCGGGCAACATCATCCCGCAGAACCGCCTCAGCGCGCCCGCGCTCAAGATGTTCTCGCTCATCCCCACCGAAACATCCACCGCGCCCACGGCGAACTACGCCGGTGGCGCCATTCTCGCCTTCGATCGCGGAACCTACGACACCAAGATCAACTGGAACCCGACCGACAAGACCACCTTCTTCGGCCGCTACTCGCTCCTCCGTTCCAACATCGTCGATCCGCCAGCCTTTGGTCCCGCCATCGGCAACACCTGGGACGGTGGCCAGCCGGGTGTCGCTCCGGGCAACATCAAGAACGTCGGCCTCGGCGCGACGCACTCCTTCACCAACAACTTCCTCATCGACGCCAACGCTGGCGTCGTCCGCATCGATCTGGCCGCTCAGGCACCTGATGTGGGCACCAACGAGGGCCTGAACCTGCTCGGCATCCCCGGCACCAATGGCACCACGACCTTCCAATCTGGTCTGCCCGGCTTTATCGAAAACCAGGGACTCAGCAACTATGGCAACTACCTGCAGTCCAACCCGTTCAGCTTCCGCGATTACCAGTACGTCGGCAACGTCAACGGCACCTACGTTCACGGCAATCACAGCATCCGCTTTGGTGGCGAGTACACCCACTCCGCCATGAATCACCTGCAGACCAACAACTTCGGTCCGCGCGGTCAGTTCACCTTCACGGGCGGCATCACCGCGCTGAACGGTGGTACCGGCGGCGCGCAAACGCCGAACTTCGCCCGCGTCATTGCGGACAACCTGCTCGGCCTGCCCAACAACGTCGGCAAGACCGTCCAGCTCTTCCAGCCCAACGGGCCGCGCTGGTCAGAGTTCGGCTTCTTCGCCCAGGACACCTGGAAGGCGAGCGCCGACCTGACCATCAACTACGGCGTGCGCTACGAGTTTTATCCGTTCGCAACCCGTGACCACACCGGCGTCTTCCGCTACGATCCGACCACCGGAAATACGCTGATCGGCGGACGCGGCAATACCCCCACCAATACCGGCGTCGACGTGGGCCACGGCCAGGTCGTTCCCCGCCTCGGCATTAACTACCGCGTCAATGACAAGATGGTGATCCGCACCGGCGCCGGCATCACCGTCGATCCGGAAAACTACCGCTTCTACCGCGACGCCTACCCGGCGCTCACCACGCTCAGCCAGACCGGCGTAGGCACCTTCACCACCCAGTACACGCCCTCCTCGGCTCTCAGTACCACCAACTCCGTAGGGCCCGCCGGTTCGCTTTTCATCGGTGTGCCGCCAGTCGTGCTGCCGGATATCAGCAGCGGCGTAGTGCCGCTGCCGTACAACTACGGCACCATCTTTTCTCCACAGAAGTGGCGTCGTGGTTACGTGGAAACCTGGAACCTCTTCGTCGACCGTGATCTGGCCAAGGGCCTTGTAGCCACGGTCGGCTACGTGGGCACGCACCAGGTTCGCCAGGTCGCGGGCATCGATGTGAACTCCGGCTTCGTCAGCAGCCTGGGCGTCAACAGCCGGCCCATCTTTGCCAACAGCAACGCTCCCGGTGGCGCTCGGCGCAACGTCAACACGCTCACCGATTTCTTCCCGTTCGGCACGGTCAACTACTCGGGCCTGCAGTTCGCGCTGAACGAGCGCACCTTCAAGTCCTTGCAGTTCGGCTACGCGTTCACCTGGTCGCATGCCATGAACACGTACGACACCAACTCCACGCCCGGTACTGTCACCTTCAACTCTCCGCAGACCTTCAATCGCAACTACGCCAACAGCGGCTTCGACCGGACCTTCATCAACTCGCTTTGGACGAACTACCAGCTTCCCATCGGTCCCGGACGGCAGTTCCTCTCCAGCGGCATACTGGGGCGCATCATCGGCAACTTCGACCTGAACACGATCCTCATCTATGACAGCGGTCAGCCCTTCCAGTTGACCGATAGCTCCACCAGCGGCAACGGCGACACGGCGGTGCCCGTTCAGTTCAGCAAGCCGTCCATCACGGGCGTGAAGTACAACGGCACCAATCCGAACTATCCGCAGTACTTCGTCAACAATGGCAATTACGCCACTATCACCTCGGTCTACTCCGGTGCCAACCTGCGGAACGGCAACGTGGGTCGCAACTCCGTCCGCGGACCGGGCCTGTTCAACCTCGATCTTGGTCTCACGCGCAATTTCCCCATCTGGCACGAGTACACCTTTGTGCTGCGGGGAGAAGCCTTCGACGCAACCAACACACCGCAGTGGGCGAATCCCTCTGCCAACATCAACTCGCCGGGTACCTTCGGCCAGATCACCACGTCCAACGCCGCCCGCGTTATCCGCCTCAGCGGCCGGTTCACCTTCTAG
- a CDS encoding DUF882 domain-containing protein, whose amino-acid sequence MDFPLLPRLFRAVAAVALTSLITLGIKADSVPSVPTTFPPHRPATLLDTVRLRLHHLHTGESIDVAYKQNGLYLQSGIDMLNHFLRDHRTNDKANYDPREFDLLHSLLAKLGRPNATIDIVCGYRTPWSNNFLRTRSAATGVAEHSQHILSKAIDIQIPGVSTKAIRDAALSLGMGGVGYYPTSHFVHVDVGPVRQWQFGGMQLASRGSGHRGHSRRHRA is encoded by the coding sequence TTGGATTTTCCCTTGCTGCCCCGCCTGTTCCGCGCTGTTGCTGCGGTTGCCCTCACCTCGCTGATCACCCTGGGTATCAAGGCCGATTCAGTGCCGTCCGTGCCGACTACGTTTCCGCCGCATCGCCCGGCGACCCTGCTGGATACCGTGCGTCTGCGGCTGCACCATCTGCACACCGGTGAGTCCATCGACGTTGCGTACAAGCAGAACGGCCTGTACCTGCAGAGCGGCATCGACATGCTGAACCACTTCCTGCGAGATCACCGGACGAACGACAAGGCAAATTACGATCCGCGGGAGTTCGACCTGTTGCACAGCCTCTTGGCGAAGCTGGGCAGGCCCAACGCCACCATCGACATCGTGTGCGGCTACCGTACGCCGTGGTCCAACAATTTTCTCCGCACCCGCAGCGCGGCTACGGGCGTGGCCGAGCATTCGCAGCACATCCTGTCCAAGGCGATCGACATCCAGATCCCCGGTGTGAGCACCAAGGCCATTCGTGATGCTGCGCTGAGCCTTGGTATGGGCGGTGTCGGATATTACCCGACCAGCCATTTTGTCCACGTGGACGTGGGCCCGGTTCGCCAGTGGCAGTTTGGTGGCATGCAGTTGGCATCGCGCGGCTCCGGCCACCGCGGTCACAGCCGGCGTCATCGCGCGTAA
- the ruvA gene encoding Holliday junction branch migration protein RuvA gives MIAHLRGTLLSKTPNRSVVECGGVGYAVTTSVQCYTALPEQGSPVALHIHTEVREDSIALFGFLDPSEQLLFEKLITISGVGPKLAITLLSGIRADALAAAIRSSSHAELVRIPGIGKKTAERIVLELKDKLDGFATPAPTQAAAPALTPAADDVLSALVNLGYSRPAAQKAVESALNSPEATSLTLHNDFEQLFRLSMRLLR, from the coding sequence ATGATCGCTCACCTCCGCGGCACCTTACTTTCCAAGACGCCGAACCGCTCTGTGGTCGAATGCGGCGGCGTCGGCTATGCCGTCACCACCTCCGTGCAGTGCTACACCGCGCTCCCGGAGCAGGGGAGCCCCGTCGCTCTTCACATCCACACGGAAGTGCGCGAAGACTCGATCGCCCTGTTCGGCTTTCTCGACCCCTCGGAGCAGCTTCTCTTTGAGAAGCTCATCACCATCTCCGGCGTCGGCCCCAAGCTCGCGATCACACTGCTCTCCGGCATCCGCGCCGACGCCTTGGCCGCGGCCATCCGCTCCAGCAGTCACGCCGAACTCGTTCGCATTCCGGGCATTGGCAAGAAGACCGCGGAACGTATCGTGCTGGAGTTGAAAGACAAGCTCGACGGCTTCGCGACGCCGGCACCTACCCAAGCCGCCGCGCCCGCACTCACTCCCGCGGCCGACGACGTGCTTTCCGCGCTGGTCAATCTCGGCTACAGCCGCCCTGCCGCGCAAAAGGCCGTGGAGTCCGCCCTCAACTCCCCCGAGGCGACCAGCCTCACCCTCCACAACGATTTCGAGCAGCTCTTCCGCCTCAGCATGCGCCTGCTCCGCTAG
- a CDS encoding ArnT family glycosyltransferase — MLSRTSLESSRFARLCYFAAPVLLLILAAELLFSVRQQSRTVDEAAHLYAGYQHWTAHDFGVNPEHPPLVKMIAALPLLGRHIQQPHPPNPFFYAEEYIGGDQLLGMNGGDDLLQRARTALVVFPLLLGTMIFLAGTEMFGPVAGLLALSIFCFEPTPLAHGVLITTDMGVAVMVFATVWTFWRYLQRPGWDRLLLFALAFGLALVTKMSGAIVLPILLVLGAMEMMQRDHRRPLQVFGGIAVAALAGYGILWAFYGFRYAARPAANITLVPNLAAFTMQLPSHFERALVVFAAKFHLLPEAYLYGWTKLPIDQMAHPAFLFGKVYPTGVPWYFPAALLIKTSLPLLLLTGASFVLLFRRDFRYRRQFLFVMVPMIVIVLASMTSKLDIGVRHVLPVYPFAVLLAGATAWLIAQRSRAAAIVIALVMLFQVGSSLHAHPDYLPYANEAFGGSNRTYRLLSDSNVDWGQQRKEEHAYLERNHITDCWSAYPQTMPQPLGYGIPCKLLPSGLGMWAGSPQTIMPLKISGIFLLGTFETSGAVWGPGDMNPYRQFQDGHPKDMIGHSILVYEGTYDVPLLAAQSHMSQARGLIRTGQVDRAIQEASNAVAIAPDAADVQVELGAMFLSLQRRAEAEAAFSRALALAKAHRPNDQTDTIAQRIDVLRKGRY; from the coding sequence ATGTTGTCTCGCACGTCTCTTGAGTCGTCGCGTTTCGCTCGTCTTTGTTACTTCGCCGCCCCAGTGCTGCTGCTGATCCTTGCAGCAGAGTTGCTCTTCTCCGTGCGCCAGCAGTCAAGAACCGTAGACGAGGCTGCGCACCTGTATGCCGGCTATCAGCACTGGACCGCGCACGACTTCGGTGTGAATCCGGAGCACCCGCCGCTGGTCAAGATGATTGCGGCCCTGCCTCTGCTCGGCAGGCACATACAGCAGCCGCACCCGCCCAATCCCTTCTTCTACGCAGAGGAATACATAGGCGGCGACCAGTTGTTGGGGATGAACGGCGGGGACGACCTGCTGCAACGGGCCCGAACCGCGCTAGTCGTCTTCCCGCTGCTGCTCGGAACCATGATCTTCCTTGCTGGCACTGAGATGTTCGGGCCCGTGGCCGGTCTGTTGGCACTGTCAATCTTCTGTTTCGAACCCACGCCGCTCGCCCATGGAGTCCTGATCACGACCGACATGGGCGTGGCCGTCATGGTCTTTGCGACGGTGTGGACGTTCTGGCGCTACCTGCAACGGCCTGGATGGGATCGGCTGTTGCTGTTCGCCCTTGCATTTGGGCTGGCACTTGTAACCAAGATGAGCGGCGCGATCGTGCTGCCGATCCTCCTGGTGTTGGGAGCGATGGAGATGATGCAGCGGGATCATCGGCGTCCGCTTCAGGTGTTTGGCGGCATCGCAGTGGCTGCGTTGGCCGGCTATGGGATTCTTTGGGCCTTTTACGGATTTCGCTATGCGGCTCGCCCCGCTGCCAACATAACGTTAGTGCCGAACCTGGCAGCGTTCACCATGCAGTTGCCGAGCCACTTCGAGCGCGCGCTGGTCGTGTTTGCGGCGAAGTTCCACCTACTGCCGGAGGCGTACCTGTACGGCTGGACGAAGCTGCCGATCGACCAGATGGCGCACCCGGCGTTCTTGTTCGGCAAGGTGTATCCGACCGGTGTTCCCTGGTATTTCCCAGCTGCGCTTCTGATCAAGACGTCACTTCCGCTGCTGCTGCTCACGGGCGCATCGTTCGTCCTGCTGTTTCGTCGAGATTTCAGGTACCGGCGTCAGTTCCTCTTTGTGATGGTGCCGATGATCGTGATCGTGCTCGCGAGTATGACCTCGAAGCTGGACATCGGGGTTCGGCATGTGTTGCCGGTGTATCCGTTTGCTGTGTTGCTTGCCGGTGCCACGGCATGGCTGATTGCGCAGCGTTCCCGGGCGGCTGCGATTGTGATCGCACTTGTGATGCTGTTCCAAGTGGGTTCTTCGCTGCATGCGCATCCGGATTACCTGCCGTATGCGAATGAGGCATTCGGAGGTTCCAATCGGACGTATCGCTTGCTAAGCGACTCGAACGTGGATTGGGGACAGCAGCGCAAGGAGGAGCACGCATACCTGGAGCGGAACCACATCACGGATTGCTGGTCCGCCTACCCGCAGACAATGCCGCAGCCGCTCGGGTACGGCATCCCGTGCAAGCTGCTGCCGAGTGGCCTGGGCATGTGGGCGGGATCACCGCAGACGATTATGCCGTTAAAGATCTCCGGCATTTTCCTGCTCGGAACGTTTGAGACGTCGGGCGCGGTCTGGGGCCCCGGCGATATGAATCCGTATCGTCAGTTCCAGGACGGGCACCCGAAGGACATGATCGGGCACTCCATCCTGGTGTACGAAGGCACGTACGATGTTCCGCTGCTGGCGGCGCAATCGCACATGAGCCAGGCGCGTGGCCTGATTCGGACCGGACAAGTGGACCGAGCGATACAGGAGGCGAGCAACGCTGTTGCGATCGCGCCCGATGCCGCCGACGTGCAGGTGGAGCTTGGAGCGATGTTCCTGTCGCTCCAGCGAAGGGCCGAAGCGGAAGCTGCCTTCAGCCGTGCGCTGGCACTGGCGAAGGCGCATCGCCCCAACGATCAAACCGACACAATCGCGCAACGGATTGATGTGCTCAGAAAGGGGCGGTACTGA
- a CDS encoding MerR family transcriptional regulator, which translates to MSEARNIQPPRDPVIPDKLYFRIGEVARLLNVETHTLRFWETEFPQLKVGKGGTGQRLYRRRDVELVLEIKQLLYEQGYTIPGARQLLQSRQRRSDAHRTKPEAAAPQPGTADPRSSGLERIHAELRDLRDLLDGPPSGPGAGEVSRPLSRTVPATPSRRGLHLAAAKPPRDAHFSSKSESSATLPGLFDPKSE; encoded by the coding sequence GTGTCCGAAGCTCGCAACATTCAACCGCCTCGCGATCCGGTCATTCCGGACAAGCTGTACTTCCGCATCGGCGAAGTTGCGCGCCTCCTTAACGTCGAGACCCACACGCTCCGCTTTTGGGAAACCGAATTCCCTCAACTGAAAGTGGGCAAGGGCGGCACCGGACAACGCCTGTATCGCCGCCGCGACGTGGAACTCGTCCTCGAAATCAAGCAACTCCTTTACGAGCAGGGCTACACCATTCCAGGCGCTCGGCAGTTGCTGCAAAGCCGGCAGCGCCGGTCTGACGCCCACCGCACCAAGCCCGAAGCTGCAGCCCCGCAGCCCGGTACAGCCGATCCGCGATCCAGCGGTCTCGAGCGCATCCACGCCGAACTCCGCGACCTCCGGGACCTCTTGGATGGTCCCCCAAGTGGGCCCGGTGCCGGGGAGGTCTCGCGACCGCTCTCCCGAACAGTTCCCGCCACGCCGTCTCGCCGAGGACTTCACCTCGCAGCCGCCAAGCCGCCGCGAGACGCTCACTTTTCCAGCAAATCCGAGAGCTCCGCCACCTTACCCGGCCTCTTCGACCCAAAATCAGAGTAG